Proteins encoded within one genomic window of Dehalococcoidia bacterium:
- a CDS encoding helix-turn-helix transcriptional regulator, protein MRRQNDIAKELGISKSYLSMILSGQRKANPELVDRLRSLGVVNFKANLSLRGRCPKPLDECASLPFYNLALVKF, encoded by the coding sequence ATGAGAAGACAGAACGATATAGCAAAAGAACTCGGTATCAGCAAGTCCTACTTATCAATGATTCTATCAGGACAGAGGAAGGCAAATCCTGAACTTGTTGACAGACTTCGTTCACTGGGAGTTGTGAACTTCAAAGCTAATTTGTCCTTGAGAGGGAGGTGTCCTAAACCACTAGACGAATGCGCCTCTTTACCCTTTTACAATTTAGCCCTGGTAAAATTTTGA
- a CDS encoding MerR family transcriptional regulator, giving the protein MEIMTVSKAARQVGCSERWLRQAEKQGKIPTARRDLNGWRVYTEEDIEKLKSLLIPES; this is encoded by the coding sequence ATGGAAATAATGACCGTAAGCAAGGCTGCTAGGCAGGTCGGATGCTCTGAGAGGTGGCTACGACAAGCCGAGAAACAAGGTAAGATTCCCACAGCCCGTCGTGATTTGAACGGGTGGAGGGTCTATACAGAGGAAGACATTGAGAAGTTGAAGTCTTTGCTAATACCCGAAAGCTAA